In one window of Bdellovibrio bacteriovorus DNA:
- a CDS encoding trypsin-like serine peptidase, whose translation MKIFLFTMLLATQSWALTNAVPAETPELESVVFFSALGYDPDSKDTVSGMCNGNLLSDRVMVTAAHCVYQSEVLKSWEIDIQVGEYIYRKAPTGETRRIGYMTKYRETVKARFIYSADLKRRLDVQGLRLRIGPAEDIAIVVFEKPLALKADFQFTQIVAQRELPSIHSQLINYWPTVVTINPIEEIATTDTKRMARLDRITKSSSTYESKSTSRVQPGDSGAPLFARVGTQWKQIGVTKGRAETLFSNWDVYGVLDQKICQMTQQIPEAEIKSLLCK comes from the coding sequence ATGAAGATTTTCTTATTCACCATGCTGCTAGCGACACAATCTTGGGCTTTAACTAATGCCGTTCCTGCGGAAACGCCAGAGCTTGAATCCGTCGTTTTCTTCAGCGCCTTAGGATATGACCCCGACAGCAAAGACACTGTTTCCGGCATGTGTAATGGAAATCTTTTGTCGGACCGAGTGATGGTGACCGCGGCCCACTGTGTTTATCAATCCGAAGTTTTGAAGTCCTGGGAAATCGACATCCAAGTCGGTGAATACATCTATCGTAAAGCGCCGACAGGCGAAACTCGCCGCATCGGCTATATGACAAAATACCGTGAGACTGTGAAAGCGAGATTTATATATTCCGCGGATCTTAAACGCCGTTTGGATGTGCAAGGCTTGCGTTTGCGAATCGGTCCTGCGGAGGATATCGCGATTGTTGTTTTTGAAAAGCCATTGGCGCTGAAAGCAGATTTTCAATTCACTCAAATTGTTGCTCAGAGGGAATTGCCGTCGATTCATTCGCAGTTGATCAATTACTGGCCGACAGTTGTTACGATCAATCCAATCGAAGAAATCGCAACGACGGACACAAAAAGAATGGCACGCTTAGATCGTATTACAAAAAGCTCTAGCACTTATGAGTCTAAATCCACATCGCGCGTACAGCCCGGTGATAGTGGGGCACCATTATTTGCTCGAGTCGGGACTCAGTGGAAGCAAATCGGCGTGACCAAAGGCCGTGCTGAGACTTTGTTTTCAAATTGGGATGTTTACGGAGTCTTAGATCAAAAGATCTGTCAGATGACCCAACAGATCCCTGAAGCTGAAATCAAAAGTTTACTGTGTAAATAA